TTTCATATTCTTCTTTACTTAAAAATCCTTCTTTTTCTAAGATATCAAAATCTACAAAGTATGGATTTCCTGCAAATGCTGAAAAACATTGATATGGAGAATCTCCATAACTAGTTTGGCCTAAAGGAAGTATTTGCCAATAACTTTGTCCTGACTTCTTTAAAAAGTCTACAAACTCATAAGCTTCCTTTCCAAAAGTACCTATTCCATATTTCCCTGGTAGGGACGAGATATGCATTAATATTCCACTGCTTCTTTTCATATTATCCCCTCTCTAACGCTTCTAAATTTGTAAGTTAAATTTCTTTTATTACAGTTTAACTTTTACTTTTCAATGTTATTATATCATTTAATAATAAAAATAATATAACTTTCTCAAAATTTATTGTTTAATATTTTTAATTTACTACAGGACTGTCTTTTTACTAAATAGGTATTTAATAAAATATGTTTATGACTTTCTTCTTTATTTATCAATTTGATCAATAAATTAATACTAACCTTAGCCATTTCTTCCTTAGGTTGAACAGTAGTTGTTATAGCCGGAACATAAAATTTGCTTACATCCATTCCGTCAAATCCAATGATGGAAATATCTTTTCCTATCTCTAGTCCCATATCACTAGCAGCCTTAGCACAGCCTATAGCCATAACATCTGATATAGCAAAAATTGCTGTTATCTCTTTAAATTTCTTTAAAAGTTCTATAGTAGCATTATAAGCACCTTCACTATTATAATTACCAACAGAAACATAATTTTTATTATATGGAATATTATTATCTCTTAATGCCTCTATATAGCCCTTCATTCTGAGGCCACTAATACCATAATCGTTTACATCACCAATAATTATAGCTATATTTCTATGACCGATACTTATTAAGTAACTAGTAGATATATAGCTAGCCTTATCGTTTTCTATTCCCACAGTAGAGAAATTTATATGACGCCTATCATATGTTGTATTTACAGAAGTCAATACTACTGGAATTTTCACTTTTTCAAATAATTCATCATTTACATCTATAAAGTTTCCTCCAAGACATATTAATCCCTGAAGTTTTTTATCTTTTATAAAAGATATTAAGTTATCAATCTCACTTTTCTTACTATAATCATGATGTTGAAGTATCATTGTATAAGATGATCTCGAAATTTCTTTACTTATAACATCTATCATTTCTGTAAAAAAAGGATTAAAAACTCCTTTTACTAAAACTCCTATACTATTTGTCTCATTCTTCTTTAGATTCCTTGCATTATTATTAGGTACAAATTTTGTTTCCTTAATAACCTCTAATACTTTTTCTCTAGTCTCTTTATTTACATCTGGTTTATTGTTAATTACTCTAGATACAGTGCTAACACCAACTCCAGCAAGATTTGCAATATCCCTTATATTCATCAAATCGCCTCCGATTATATGATGAAAATTTATTTTTAGGCTACCGTATAACTTAATACGATAGCCTAAAAATTATATATAAGCTTTGGTCAATAAATTTTAAAATTTTATCAACCCTTAACAGCTCCTGAAACTAGTCCCTTAGATATATACTTTTGTGAACATAAGAATAATATTACTACTGGAAGTGATGACATAACAGCGGCAGCTGAATATTGTGTCCACTTTCCTGAGAAATTATTCGTAATAAATTGTTGTAATCCAGTTGATATAGTTTTTAATTCAGTATCTTTTAAAATTGATGATGTAAATATAAATTCACTATATGCTGCTATAAATGATAATAAGAAAATAACAATCATCATATTTCTAAGTAATGGGAATATTATTTTCCTAAACATTTGGAATGTAGTTGCACCATCAATATATGCTGCTTCTGAAAGCTCCATAGGGATACCATCTATTGTTCCTTTGATAAGCCATATATAATATGCACTACCTGCACCTACTAATAATATAAGGACTAACATACTATTTGATAAATTTAAATCAAAGACGATTTTTATAATTGCTGGTAATGCCATAGTATTTGGGAACATTTGAAGAATTAATAATGCCATCAATCCTGATTTTCTACCAGTAAACTTTAATCTTGCGAAAGCAAATGCTGCTAACACTGATGTTGTTGTTTGAAGTAAAGCTACTGAAATACAAATAATCATTGAGTTCTTAACCCAGATTAAAAAGTCAGTTTCTTGTAGAACTATTTTATAATTCTCTAATGTTGGATTTTTAGGCCAAATACTTGCTGTGAAAGCTTGTCCTGGACTTAATGAAGCCGCAATTACTGCTAATATTGGAAACATGGTAATTACTATCATTATCCATATAAATAATCTTCCAAACCAAGCAGACCTAATTTGATCTGATCTTAATTTCTTTTTATATTTTAAGTTAGTCTCAGCCATATTAGTTTACCTCCTCAAATTGTCCTGATGCCTTCATTTGAACATATGAAATTGTTGCTAATACTATAAAAACTAATATACTTAATGTGGCACCGATTGCATATTTACCATTAACAGTTGATAACTTATAGTTTGTTGAAGCCAAAATATCTGTATAACCAGCATATGGACTTCCTGCTTTTGGTGGATTACCTTCTGTAATTAAATATGCAGATGAGAAATTATTAAAGTTAAATGCAAAACTAGTTATTAATAATGGATAAGCAGTTTGAGCTAATGATGGTAATGTAATCTTCATAAATTGTGTAAATTTACTTGCTCCATCAATTTCTGCTGCTTCATAATAAGTATCTGGTATAGCTGCAAGTGATCCAAGACATACATTCATCATATATGGGAATCCAAGCCATATACTAACAAGTATTACAGATATTCTTGCCAATAATGGATCTGTTAAGAATTTTATTGGTTCCTCTATAATATGTAATTGTTGTAATAATACATTTATAGTTCCAGAGTTACCATTCAATAACCCTTGCCATGATAATATAGCTACTGTTACTGGTAATGCCCATGGTAAAATTAATATTGCCTTGTATATTCCAGCTTCTTTAATATTCGGATTATTTAATACCATTGCTAATAATAGTCCTACTATAAAACTTCCTGCTGTTATTGCTATAGCGAATACTAAAGTCCATAGAAAAACTGGAATAAATACTTTTGAAAAATCTCCAGTTAATACATCTATATAATTACTAAATCCTACTAAATCAGCACTACCTTGAGTGAACTGATCATAATTTGTAAATGACATATATATTGTATATATCATAGGTAAAACAACAAATATAAAAATAGAAATTAGTGCTGGAAATAAATATACTGCAGCTTTAACTCCATCCTTTTTCTTTTTTACCATACTTACATAACCACCTTTCAGTTAATTATAAAAATTGGGGAGATAACTCCCCGATTTTTTCTTACTATTTTATAGCATTTGCTAAATCTTTTTCTGCATTTTTACCAGCATCTTCAGCACTTTGTTGTCCTTGAAGCATAAGAGTTACATTATTCTTTACAGGATCCCATACGCTTGATATTTCTGGTATATTTGGAGTCATCTTAGCATTTTCAGTTGCTTTAGTAAATTGATTTAACGCATCTTTTTCTAATTCAATTGATTTTAATACTGGTAATCTATTACCTACTTCACAAGACTTATTACATAATTCATCATAATTATCTTTAAAGAATTCAAAAGCTAAATCTTGATTACTAGAATTTTTATTTACAAATCCCATTTGAACTCCTAAGAATGGTGAAACAGTTTTACCATTAAGTGTTGGTATTGGTGCAACTCCAAAGTTTACATTAGCTTCTTCAAAAGCTGAAACATCCCATGGACCACTGATATAGAAAGCTGAATCCCCATTTAAGAATGCTTTTTTTGCACTATCATAGTTAGTTGCTTCATCCATTAATCCATCATCTTTTAAGCTCTTAATAAATTTAAATCCTTCAATATCACTTTCGCTATCGAAACCAATATCACTAGTATCGTATTTACCATCAGCATCTTTTTGGAATATATATCCATCTCCTGATAGTATGAATCCAGCACTATAGAAGAAGTTTGTTAAGTCATATTGGAAACCAAGCTTATCATCTTTAGCTTTCTTTACTAAGTCCTCCATAGTTGCAGGTACTTCTGATACTTTATCCTTATTATAGAATAATGCTACTGTTTCTGATCCAGTTGGTATTCCGTATTGTTTTCCTTCAACAGATACAGCATTAATGATTTCATCTGTTGTAACTTCAGATGTATCAATTGTTCCTTCTGGTACTTCTGCTACTAAGTTAGCTTTAACAAAGTTTCCTAAGTTATCATGTGGAACACCTAAAATGATGTCAGGACCATTTTTACTCTTCATTACTGGCATTAAATCTTGGAATTTTGTACTTTCATTGAATTGAACTTTTACTTTATATCCTTTTTCTTTAGCCCAATCTTGTGCTATTTTATTAAATGCATCATATTCACTCTTTACAGAATTTACATAAATAAGTAATTCTTTTGAATCTCCGTCACTATCCCCTGACTTTTCACAACCAACTAAAGCTGTTGTTGATAATAAAACTCCTGCAACTAATGTTGCTAATAATTTAGTACGTTTTCCCATAATAATTCCTCCTAATTTTTATTAACCCTATAATTTTTAATACATTTTTATATAAACCTTAGAGGTTTAACGCAATTCTATTTGATATCATTATTCATCATAGATTTACATATCAGAAAAGGTATTTTAAATTCTGCTGCCTCATTAAATTTACTAATATCATAATGAGATATCTTCTTAATCTTTTCTATTCGATATAAAAGAGTATTTCTATGTATATATAACTTTTCTGAAGCTTCACTAACACATAAACCACTATTAAAGAAAATTTCAATAGTCCTTATAAGCTCTTCATCAAATTTTGAAAATGCCTCATAAAAATTATAATAAATTTTTTCTTTCTCTTTTTTATCTATACAATCGATTACTTCTTCGAAAAGCAAACTTTTTTCACTATATACCTTAGAAGACAATTGATATTTCTTAGCTAATTCTATTCTACCTTTAGTTACTTTAAATTTATCTCTTAATTCAAAAACTGTCTTTACATTAGCATAACTTAAATAATATTTTTCATCTCCGTTAATATAATTAATTATTTTACTAATTGTTTCATTTATATCATTAGATATACAAACTATAACTATATAATTATCTATTTTATCTATTATTGCATTTTCTTTTTGAAAAATTTCATTAAGTCTTTCTATTATATTGTTATCATATTGATTTAGTTTTAAATTAATGAGATTAAATTCATCTAATACAAAAGGTATTATTTCCTTAATAACCTCTTCAGAAACATCTTGTCCTTTTATTATTTCTGATATAATTTCCTCTTTTGATTTTAGTAGTTCATTTAACTTTACCTCTATACAATATTTTAGAAGATCTAAACATATACTATATTTCGATAGAGTTTCAATGATCAATGTTTTGTCATTAAAGGTTACTACAGTCTCTACTTTTTCTTCATTTTCACTATTAATAGAATCTACCAGAATTTCTCCTTCATAGGTTTTAATTGTAAATGGTATATTTATGTTTTCTAGTAAGTGTTTAAAAGATCCTTTGAAACTGTACATGTTACCCCCTACTTATCCAATTCTTAATTCTGTTTCCTTGTCAAAGAAGTGGAACTTTGTATCATACATTGCAAAATCGGTAACGTTACCAACTTGTAGTGATGTACTACCAGTTACTCTTGATACGATAGTATTACCTCCTAAATTGAAGTGTATGTAACTTTCTGCTCCCATTATCTCAACGTTTTCTATTTCTCCCTTAACTACAGAATTTGGATATGCTTGTAATTGTTCTTTATTATAATTTATATGTTCTGGTCTTATACCCATTGTAACTTCTTTATTAATATATCCCTTATTTCTAAGTGATTCTCCTATTTTATCAGATACAGCTACTTTCTCTTTACCAAACTTAGCATAGCATGTACCATTTTCTTCAACTACAGTAACATCTACAAAATTCATTTGAGGACTTCCTATGAAACTTCCCACAAATTTATTTACTGGATGATCATATAGTTCAGTTGGAGATGCAACTTGTTGTATTATTCCATCCTTCATAACTACTATTTTTGTACCCATTGTCATAGCTTCTACTTGGTCATGAGTAACATATATAAATGTTGTTTGAAGTTTGTGATGTAATTTACTAATTACAGTTCTCATTTGAACTCTTAACTTTGCATCTAAGTTTGATAGAGGCTCGTCCATTAAGAATACTTTAGGTTCTCTTACTATTGATCTTCCTAATGCAACTCTTTGTCTTTGACCTCCTGATAATGCTGATGGTTTTCTATCTAACAAATGCTCAATATCTAGGCTTTTCGCTGCTTCTCTTACCTTCTTATCGATTACATCTTTAGGTTCTTTTTTAAGCTTTAATGCGAACGCCATATTGTCATATACTGACATATGTGGATATAATGCATAGCTTTGGAATACCATTGCTATATCTCTTTCCTTAGGTGCTACATCGTTCATTAATTTATCGCCGATATATAACTCACCTTTAGAGATATCTTCTAATCCAGCAATCATTCTTAATGTTGTAGATTTACCACAACCAGATGGACCTACGAAAATAACAAATTCTTTATCTTCTATTTCAAGATTAAAGTCTTTTACTGCAACTACATCTCCTGGATATATCTTGTATATATTCTTCAATGATAAATTTGCCATTTGTCCTCCTCCTTATATTATAACTTGTTTTCCTTACACTTTCATTATAAAACTCATAAACGTTTTCATCTATTGGTATTTTGCACAATATTGGCAGGTTATTTTTGTATTTACCTACAATTTTTAAAGTTTTTATCCACTTTTTCAATTTATTTATTTCAATTTTTTACATTGAAAACCTTTGTATTATACAATTTAAGTCATTTTTATAATATTTTCTTAATATGATAATCCTATTATCGTTTACATAAAAATATATGAGATATAACATATTTTATTAGAAATAATAATACTTTTTTATATACTTAAACTAAAAATGTGGAATTGTAATTTCCTTTCTTTCTGAAAACTTTATTTATACACATTGCAAAATTAACATAAGGACTTCTTTATCACTACAATTTTTCTTTTTAAATATAAATAGTGTTGTGAAATATTCTTCCACAACACTATTTATATTACTTATCTTCTTTTTCTATTACTTTAATTCCTAATTCTTTTAATTGTTTTTCATCTACCATACCTGGTGCCTCTGTCATAGGACATGCAGCGTTTTGATTTTTAGGGAATGTTATAACATCTTTTATGTTATCTGTTCCACCTAAGAACATAATCATTCTATCTAAACCAAAAGCTAATCCTCCATGTGGTGGTGGTCCAAACTTAAATGCTTGTAATAAGAAACCGAACTTTTCTTCTGCTTCTTCATCACTAAAGCCTATTGTATTAAATAACTTTTCTTGTAGCTTTGAATCATGAATTCTTATAGATCCTCCACCAAGCTCTTCACCATTAAGAACCATATCGTAAGCTTTCGCTCTTACTTTTAATGGATCAGTAGTTAAAAGTTCTAAATCTTCATCCATTGGCATTGTGAATGGATGATGTTCTGCTACATATCTCTTTTCTTCTTCATCATAAGATAATAGTGGGAATTCTGTAACCCATAAGAATTTGAATTCATCTTTATTCTTAATTAAGTCAAATTCCTTAGCAATATGAAGTCTAAGTGCACCTAATGATTCAACAGCATTTTTATATGCATCTGAAACAATAAGAACAAGATCTCCATCTTTAGCTCCCATAGCTTCTTTTATTTCATTTGCTTTTTCCTCACTTAAGAATTTAGCTATAGATGACTTAACCCCATCTTCTTTATATGCAATCCAAATAAGACCTTTTGCTTTATGATCCTTGGCAAAATCAACCAACTTATCAATTTGCTTTCTTCCAAGAGCTGCTCCACCTTCAAAGTTAATAGCTTTTACAAAACCACCTTCTTCTATATTGCTCTTAAATACAACAAAATCCATATCTGAAACTATATTTGTGATATCATTTATCTCCATACCAAATCTTATATCTGGCTTATCACTTCCGTACTTATCCATTGCTTCTTTATAAGGCATTCTCATAAATGGTGTCTTAACATCAACATTTAATACTTCCTTAAACACTTTTGATATTAATCCTTCATTTAAAGTCATAACATCATCCATATCTACAAAAGATAACTCCATATCTACTTGAGTAAATTCTGGTTGTCTATTTGCTCTTAAATCCTCATCTCTGAAACATTTAGCAATTTGATAATATCTATCAAAGCCAGATACCATTAATAATTGCTTAAATAATTGTGGTGATTGTGGTAATGCATAAAACTGTCCATTATAATTTCTACTTGGAACAAGATAATCTCTAGCTCCTTCTGGAGTAGATTTTGTTAATATTGGTGTTTCCATTTCTAAGAACCCATGGTCACTAAGATAATTTCTAATGATTGAAGTAGTTTTATGTCTTATCACAAATAACTTTTGCATATCTGGTCTTCTAAGATCTAGATATCTATATTTTAATCTTATATTTTCTGCCGCATCTAAATCTTCTTTTATATAAATAGGAGGTGTTTCACTTTCAGAGAAAATAACAACTTCTTCCCCCTTAAGTTCTACTTGCCCTGTAACCATTGAATTGTTTGGTGACTCTCTTCTAACAACTTCTCCTGTTATAGCAACACAATACTCACTTTTTAATGTATCTGCTATAGCAAAAGCTTCCTTATTTATTTCTTCACCAAAAACAGCTTGAAGTATTCCTTTGATATCTCTTAAATCAATAAATACTAATGAACCTAGATTTCTTTTTCTTTGAACCCAGCCCATTACTGTTATTCTTTTTCCAATATACTCTTCTGTTACTTCCCCGCACATTACGGTTCTTTTTAACCCATTAATACTCACTGCCATTATAATATCTCCTCTGCTATAAACTTTCCTTTATTAACTTTGCAATTGCTTCTATATCATCTAAAGATATATTAGTTATTTCACCATCACTCATTCTCTTGAAATTAGCTTTTCTTTCCTCTATTTCAGTACTACCTAGAATTACTGTGAAAGCAGCCTTTATCTTATTAGCATATTTCATTTGAGGCTTTAAATTTCTACCTGTAACATCAATTTCACAAGCAATACCCTCTCCTCTTAATTTGTTAGCTAATTTTAAAGCTTCCTTTTTACTTTCTAAATCCATAGATCCTACATATAAATGAATGTGAACAGGCTCAGGAATTTCTATTCCTTCTTCTGATAAAGTAAGAAGTAATCTTTCTATACCCATACCAAACCCTACTGCTGGCATAGTCGGTCCTCCTACTTCTCCTATTAGTCTATCATATCTTCCCCCACCACAAACAGTTATATCTTTATTAATTATTTCAAAAACTGTTTTTGTATAATAATCTAATCCTCTAACTATAAATGGATTTACTGTATATTCCATTCCTAGAGCTTCTAAATATCCTTTTAGTTCTTCAAAATGCTCTTTACATTCATCACAAACATGATCAATTATAAGTGGTGCATTTTTAGTAATCTCTTTACACTTATCAACTTTACAATCTAAGATTCTAAGAGGATTCTTTTCAAGTCTTGTTAAACAAGTACCACATAAATCATCTTTAGAAGAATTTAAATATTCTATAAGTGCTTTATTATATTTTGGTCTACATTTTTCGCAACCTATGTTGTTTATATTAAGCTTTAATCCCTTAATGCCTAGATTTTTAAATACTGACATTGCAAGAGAAATTATTTCAGCATCCTGAGCTGCATCTTTTGCTCCAAAAACTTCTACACCAAATTGATGATGTTGTCTAAGTCTACCTTTTTGTACATTTTCGTATCTAAACACTGGTGTAAAATAGTACATCTTAGTTGGCTGTGCTTCATTAAATAAAGAACTTTCTATAAACGCTCTTACTGCTGGTGATGTACCTTCAGGTTTTAACGTTACACTTCTTCCACCTTTGTCTTCAAAAGTATACATTTCTTTTTGAACTACATCTGTTGTTTCACCAACACCTCTTAAAAATAACTCTGTAGATTCAAAAATTGGAGTTCTTATCTCTCTACAACCATAAGTATGGGCAATTTTTCTTAAGTTCTCCTCTAAATATTGCCACTTATAAGATTCTGTAGGTAATAAATCTTTAGTACCCTTAGGTGCTTGTATTGCCATAAATTTTCCTCCTATCACCATCGCTCATTTAAAAACTTTTCTTTTCTTAAAATAAGCTCATCTATTCTATTTACATATTCTCTAACATCTTTAAGATTAGGAAATCTCTCTAATCTATTTTCATCATTAAATATTATTTTTGATACAGCATCACTACCTATAGCAATGATATTTTGTTTTTCCTCAATCATTTCTATATTGTATATGCCCTCATGTCCTTCTATTGAAAATCCTACATTCTCCATATTTCCAACCATATTTTTTTGTCTATACATATAATATGGTTTCATATTTAGCTTTGTTGCTAATTCATTTATCTTTTTATAACTATATAAAACTTCTTCCAAATTAGGTTCCGCTGATAACTTACCTTGAAGAATAAGTCTCTCCAAATTGGATCCTTTCTTAATTGAAAGGCCATGAACTGTTATACCTTCTGGCTTAAGATCTTCTATTGCTTTTACTGTATTATCTATATGACTGCAACCTTCACCAGGAAGCCCAACAATTAAGTCCATATTTATATTATTAAAACCTAGCTCTCTAGCTAAATTAAACTTATCTACAACATCCTTGGCAGTATGCCCTCTGCCTATAGCTTTTAATGTATCATCATTCATAGTCTGAGGATTTATTGATATTCTTGATACATTAAACTTCTTCATAGTTTCTAGTTTTCCTCTAGTTATAGAGTCCGGCCTTCCACATTCTACAGTAAACTCTTTTATAGAATAATCCTTTATAAAACTATTGTATATATTATTCATCACTAGTTCAAATTCTTTTTCATCAACAGATGTTGGAGTACCTCCACCAAAGTACACTGTCTCTATATTAAGAGATTTTTTCTTAACATATTCTCTTACAAAATCTATCTCCTTCATTAATGCCTCTAAATAAGGAGATACAAGTTTCTTATTACTTCCTATAGGATTTGACGTAAAAGAACAGTATAAACATTTAGTTGGACAAAATGCCATACCTACATATATTGAAATTGTATTCTTATCTTTATTAACAAATTTGATTTCTTTATTTACTACATCTAAGCAAAGTCTAGTTTTATCTTCTCTAGTAAAATGATATTTTTTCATATAGTCTACTATTTCTTCATCGGAAAGACCTTGTTCTTTTAAAATTATAACCTTTTTCGTTGGTCTAATACCTACAATTGTTCCCCATGGTATTTCTACTCCTGTAATCTCTGAAAAGAACTTAAAAATACCATTTCTTATATTAGTTTTAACAGGTAAATCTTCTAAAAAGTTATAGACAAAATTCTTCCCCTCTCCTACTATTTCTATGGAGAAGGGATTAACCTTTATATAAAAATTTTCATTACTATCTACTACTTCTACTTCGTTATATCCATAAAATATAGCTACTGTATGATAAATCTCATACCTATATGTCTCATCTGATAATTTTATTTTCATTTTACACTCCTAATAATTATAACTATAATGGATTTTTTCCTTTTCAATTGTAGTACTTGGGCCATGACCTGGATATACTAAAGTTTTTCCATCTAATTTTAATAATTTTTCTGTTATAGATTTCATAAGCACTCTTCCATCGCCACCTGGCAAATCAAATCTTCCATATGAGCCTTTAAAAATTGTATCACCACTAAACAGTACATTATCTATTAAGTAGCACACACTTCCATCAGAATGTCCTGGTGTTTCTATAACTCTAAATTTTAAACTATCAAATACTAATTCATCATTTTCCTTTACATGTACTACATTATCTCCCATCGGTGCTTCGCCGAAGATGAAATCTCTATTTTCCATTCTTTTATTATCAATAGAACTTATATATACATCAACTTCTGGAAATAAGCTTATTAAATAATTAACACTAGCACTATGATCTACATGTCCATGAGTAAGCAAAATCCCTTTTAATTTTACATTTGTATCTTTCAAAAGTTTATTAACTCCCTCAGCAGATTCTCCTGGATCTATAATAATTCCATTTAATGATTCACTATCATAAACAACATAGCAATTAGTCTGATATGCCCCTAAAGCGCTAAATTTAATTTCCATTAATCCTCACTCCTAAAAATCTTTCTTCGATTCTAGAATAAGTGTGACAGGACCATCATTCTCTATAGAAACTTTCATATCTGCCCCGAATATCCCTGCCTCAACCTTAATACCCTCTTTTTTTATTTCTTCTAAAAATTTATTATATAATATTTCTGCTTCATTACCACCAAGAGCTGCCATAAAATTAGGTCTTCTTCCTTTTCTACAATCTCCATATAAAGTGAATTGAGAAATAATTAATAATTCTCCACCTACATCTTTTAAAGATAAATTCATTTTATCATTTTCATCTTGAAAAACTCTTAAGTTAATAATTTTATCTTTTATATATTTTATATCTTCTTCTCCATCATCTTTACTAATGCCTAAAAGTACATTAAATCCTCTTTCAATGGATCCAACCACTTCACCATTTACCGTGACTTTTGAAGAAGTAACCCTTTGTACTACTGCTCTCATATTATCACCTTAATTATTAGTTCTAAATACTTTATATATTCCTCTAATATTCTTTATCTTTTTGATAAGATCATTTAATGTTTTAACATCTGCTACTCTTATCTTTAAATTAATCTGAGCTTCATCTTCCTTAGAAGTTTTTGCATTAATACCTTCTACAGAAGTTTTGGTCTCTGATATTACTTTCATAACATCATTCAATAAACCAAATCTATCGTCTCCCCTTATATCTATTTCTGCAACAAATTCTTCAGAAATAGTTCCACTCCACTCTACTTCTACAACTCTGGATGGATCAGTATTAATAAGAGAAAATAGATTTCTGCAATCTTTTCTATGAACTGATACCCCTCTACCCTTTGTTATATATCCCAGAACTTCATCACCCGGTACAGGATTGCAACATTTTGCATACCTTACATAAATATCAGTTTCTCCTTTAACCACAATTCCATAGCTAGAAGATTTTTTAGTCTTATTCTTATTTTTTGTTATAGATTCTTTTACTTCATCTACTGTAAGATTAGTTTCCGGTTTTCTAACTTCTATAAGCTTCGTTATTACATTTGCTGCAATTATATTTCCAATTCCAACTGCTACTTCTAAGTCTTCTATATTGTTAAAATTATATTTTCTAAATAATTTTTCTAATATATCACTTTTAGCAACTTCACCAAAATTATGGCCTTGTCTTTTCGCTTCTCTTTCTAAAAGTTCTTTACCTTTTAATATATTTTCTTCTCTTTTTTGTTTCTTAAACCAAGCCCTTATCTTAGTTTTTGCTTGATTTGACTTTACAGTACTAAGCCAATCAATGTTAGGGCCTTTCTCTATAGACGATGTTAATATTTCTACTATTTCCCCAGTCTTAAGTTCATAATCTAAAGAAACAATTCTTCCATTAACCTTAGCCCCTATACACCTATTACCTACATCAGTATGTATTCTATAAGCTAAATCAATTGGAGTAGCTCCATGTGGAAGATTTATAACCTTTCCTCTAGGTGTAAATACAAACACTTCATCAGAAAATAAATCTATTTTAAAATTCTCCATAAACTCTTTTGGATTTTCTTCTTCTCTTTGCCACTCAATAACTTCCCTTATCCATGCAAGTTTTGATTGAAGATCTGATTCTTTAATATTAGTAGTACCTTCTTTATATTGCCAATGAGCTGCAATACCATATTCAGCAGTTTTATGCATTTCAAATGTTCTTATTTGTAT
Above is a genomic segment from Clostridium bornimense containing:
- a CDS encoding MBL fold metallo-hydrolase, which produces MEIKFSALGAYQTNCYVVYDSESLNGIIIDPGESAEGVNKLLKDTNVKLKGILLTHGHVDHSASVNYLISLFPEVDVYISSIDNKRMENRDFIFGEAPMGDNVVHVKENDELVFDSLKFRVIETPGHSDGSVCYLIDNVLFSGDTIFKGSYGRFDLPGGDGRVLMKSITEKLLKLDGKTLVYPGHGPSTTIEKEKIHYSYNY
- the dtd gene encoding D-aminoacyl-tRNA deacylase; the protein is MRAVVQRVTSSKVTVNGEVVGSIERGFNVLLGISKDDGEEDIKYIKDKIINLRVFQDENDKMNLSLKDVGGELLIISQFTLYGDCRKGRRPNFMAALGGNEAEILYNKFLEEIKKEGIKVEAGIFGADMKVSIENDGPVTLILESKKDF
- a CDS encoding RelA/SpoT family protein encodes the protein MLDKLLEKIDENNTSIDKKMVEKAFYFAETAHSGQKRESGEDYIIHPVEVACILTEMGLDTSTIIAGLIHDVIEDTKYTYDDVAEKFSIEVANLVDGVTKLGKIKFQTKEEEQANNVRKMLLAMTKDIRVILIKLADRLHNMRTLKYMPEKKQKEKAKETLDIYAPLAHRLGISKIKWELEDLSFRYLNPEEYYDLVDKIAAKRTEREADIKEILKEVSEILDNAGINAEIDGRPKHFYSIYKKMVTKGKNIDEVFDLMAFRIIVNSIKDCYAVLGMVHTLYKPIPGRFKDYIAMPKPNMYQSLHTTVLAKDGKPFEIQIRTFEMHKTAEYGIAAHWQYKEGTTNIKESDLQSKLAWIREVIEWQREEENPKEFMENFKIDLFSDEVFVFTPRGKVINLPHGATPIDLAYRIHTDVGNRCIGAKVNGRIVSLDYELKTGEIVEILTSSIEKGPNIDWLSTVKSNQAKTKIRAWFKKQKREENILKGKELLEREAKRQGHNFGEVAKSDILEKLFRKYNFNNIEDLEVAVGIGNIIAANVITKLIEVRKPETNLTVDEVKESITKNKNKTKKSSSYGIVVKGETDIYVRYAKCCNPVPGDEVLGYITKGRGVSVHRKDCRNLFSLINTDPSRVVEVEWSGTISEEFVAEIDIRGDDRFGLLNDVMKVISETKTSVEGINAKTSKEDEAQINLKIRVADVKTLNDLIKKIKNIRGIYKVFRTNN